The following proteins are co-located in the Candidatus Paceibacterota bacterium genome:
- a CDS encoding PAS domain-containing protein gives MKDILDAYRCECGKLLARGFIMTGEIELKCRFCKRLTTIKGIGDQISAPDRYAMSLEEDGMVTAASESARTILGYARDELRRKNVSDVTDITPAIYQNLWKKLESKPGRAVIFSLVEIKKEGVKTKVQGCARLVLGAIGRPILFLDIDRAKPITPKPLKLPKAPKSVRKA, from the coding sequence ATGAAAGACATCCTCGATGCCTACAGGTGCGAGTGCGGCAAACTGCTTGCCCGCGGCTTCATCATGACCGGAGAGATCGAGCTCAAATGCCGCTTCTGCAAGCGGCTCACGACGATCAAAGGCATCGGCGACCAGATCTCGGCGCCGGACAGATATGCGATGTCGCTCGAAGAGGATGGAATGGTGACCGCCGCGTCCGAATCGGCGCGGACGATACTCGGATACGCGCGAGACGAGCTTCGGAGGAAGAACGTGAGCGACGTCACGGATATAACCCCTGCCATATATCAGAATCTCTGGAAAAAATTGGAAAGCAAGCCCGGCCGCGCCGTCATATTCAGCCTCGTCGAGATAAAAAAAGAAGGGGTGAAGACAAAGGTCCAAGGATGCGCGCGGCTCGTGCTCGGCGCCATCGGCAGACCTATCCTTTTCCTCGATATCGATCGGGCGAAACCGATCACGCCGAAGCCTCTCAAGCTTCCGAAAGCGCCCAAATCCGTAAGAAAAGCCTGA